The Sphaeramia orbicularis chromosome 16, fSphaOr1.1, whole genome shotgun sequence genome window below encodes:
- the ddr1 gene encoding epithelial discoidin domain-containing receptor 1 isoform X4, with translation MSGTLNPAQCRYALGMEDGTIPDSDITASSAWSDSTEAKHGRLSTGEGDGAWCPAGAVFPSGSEYLQVDLRKLHFLALVGTQGRHADGHGQEFARSYRLQYSRDGVKWITWKDRWSQEVVSGNENTYDVVLKDLGPPIVARMVRFYPLADRVMSVCLRVELYGCVWNDGLKAYTAPAGHIMHLSGMPVYLNDSTYDGSTEQGMQFGGLGQLCDGVLGGDDFIQTKELRVWPGYDYLGWSREALGQGSVDIEFHFEKPRIFHNMQVHSNNRHTQGVRVFSKVECLFKPGILQQWSSPALTLLVPLEDLKDPSSRPITLPLGGRPAQILRCKFFFADRWLLISEISFLSEPFADDVTDADSFPHNFPNIPHFPSSSPPTVNHTSSAPTSPYSLSNTTLGHSEPPTNTTFMMETTGNWTLTGPEFAAVSPKAGLPVAKDDSSNTAILIGCLVGIILLLLAVIAVILWRQYWKKILGKAQGSLSSDELRVHLSVPSDNVVINNTHSYSSRYQRIHTFPDDRDHDRDGEGEYQEPSALLRPRDHRDSTALLLNNPAYHLLLSDHRKGSRPLVVPSSTRAQEKSLNVPQVSPPLPPSVPHYAEADIVSLQGVSGNNTYAVPALASSSPGADAAPLPELPRQCLIFKEKLGEGQFGEVHLCEIENPQDLPNLEFPFNVRKGRPLLVAVKILRPDASKNARNDFLKEVKILSRLKDPNIIRLLGVCVSSDPLCMVTEYMECGDLNQYLSHRVLLDKTGPSHNTPTISYPALISMASQIASGMKFLSSLNFVHRDLATRNCLVGGEKGECGEDRGGERHIKIADFGMSRNLYAGDYYRIQGRAVLPIRWMAWECILMGKFTTASDVWAFGVTLWEMLSVCQEQPYSNLTDEQVIDNAGEFFRDQGRQVYLSRPAVCPQGLYELMLSCWNRDCKLRPSFAYIHSFLTEDAMNMV, from the exons GGTCAGACTCCACTGAAGCCAAACATGGAag GCTGAGTACCGGAGAAGGGGACGGGGCATGGTGTCCTGCAGGAGCTGTTTTTCCCAGTGGGTCAGAATATCTTCAG GTGGATCTACGCAAACTTCACTTCCTGGCTCTGGTTGGTACCCAGGGTCGTCACGCTGATGGGCATGGCCAGGAGTTTGCCCGCAGTTATCGGCTTCAGTATTCTCGTGACGGAGTGAAATGGATCACCTGGAAAGACCGCTGGAGCCAGGAA GTGGTGTCGGGGAATGAGAACACCTATGATGTTGTATTGAAGGATCTGGGCCCACCTATTGTGGCCCGTATGGTGCGTTTTTACCCTTTGGCCGACCGAGTTATGAGTGTTTGCCTCCGGGTGGAACTCTACGGTTGTGTATGGAATG ATGGGTTGAAGGCTTATACAGCTCCAGCTGGTCACATCATGCACCTCTCTGGCATGCCTGTCTACCTAAATGATTCCACCTACGATGGCAGCACTGAGCAAGG gATGCAGTTTGGAGGCTTGGGTCAGCTGTGTGATGGCGTCCTGGGAGGAGACGACTTCATACAAACTAAAGAGCTGAGAGTGTGGCCCGGGTACGACTACCTGGGCTGGAGTCGGGAAGCTCTTGGGCAAGGCAGTGTTGACATTGAGTTCCACTTTGAGAAACCACGTATCTTTCATAACATGCAG GTACACAGTAACAACCGTCACACACAGGGGGTGCGAGTCTTCAGCAAAGTAGAGTGTCTTTTTAAGCCTGGCATCCTCCAGCAATGGTCATCTCCTGCCCTTACTTTGCTTGTGCCTCTGGAGGATCTGAAGGACCCTTCGTCACGACCCATCACCCTGCCTCTGGGTGGCCGGCCGGCACAGATTCTGCGCTGCAAATTCTTTTTTGCTGACCGCTGGCTGCTCATCAGTGAGATATCATTTCTCTCTG aGCCGTTTGCTGACGATGTCACAGATGCTGATTCATTTCCCCATAATTTTCCCAATATTCCTCATTTCCCCAGCTCCTCTCCTCCAACTGTTAACCACACCTCTTCAGCTCCTACATCTCCCTACAGCCTCTCCAACACCACCCTAGGCCATTCCG AACCCCCCACCAACACCACCTTCATGATGGAAACTACTGGTAACTGGACGCTGACAG GGCCAGAATTTGCCGCTGTGTCTCCAAAGGCAGGGCTTCCTGTAGCCAAAGATGATAGCAGCAACACGGCCATTCTAATAGGCTGCCTGGTGGGCATTATCCTGCTGCTGCTGGCTGTCATTGCTGTTATTCTTTGGAGGCAGTATTGGAAAAAGATCCTTGGCAAG GCCCAGGGGAGTCTGTCCAGTGATGAGCTGCGGGTCCATCTGTCAGTGCCCTCAGATAATGTCGTCATCAACAACACTCACAGCTATTCAAGTCGCTACCAGCGCATACACACTTTCCCTGATGACCGGGACCATGACAGAGATGGAGAAGGAGAGTACCAGGAGCCCAGTGCTTTGCTTCGGCCGAGGGATCACAGAGACAGCACAG CCTTGCTGTTAAACAACCCAGCCTATCACCTGCTCCTGTCAGATCACAGAAAAGGCTCAAGACCCCTAGTCGTCCCCAGCAGCACTCGGGCTCAGGAAAAGAGCCTCAATGTGCCCCAGG TGTCTCCCCCGCTGCCTCCCAGTGTCCCCCACTATGCGGAGGCAGACATTGTGAGCCTGCAGGGTGTCAGTGGTAACAACACCTACGCTGTGCCTGCGTTGGCCTCTTCGAGTCCTGGAGCTGATGCTGCCCCACTGCCAGAGCTGCCACGACAGTGTCTCATCTTCAAGGAGAAACTGGGAGAGGGACAGTTTGGGGAG GTACACCTGTGTGAAATCGAGAACCCTCAGGACCTTCCCAACTTGGAGTTTCCTTTCAATGTGAGAAAAGGTCGCCCTCTTCTGGTAGCAGTGAAGATACTGCGTCCAGATGCATCCAAAAATGCCAG GAATGATTTCCTGAAAGAAGTGAAGATCCTGTCTCGCTTGAAGGACCCAAACATCATCCGACTGCTGGGTGTTTGTGTGAGCAGTGACCCCCTGTGTATGGTCACAGAATACATGGAGTGTGGAGACCTGAACCAGTACCTGTCCCACCGGGTGCTTTTAGACAAGACCGGGCCTTCACACAACACTCCAACCATCAG TTACCCGGCTCTCATCTCCATGGCCAGCCAGATCGCATCAGGAATGAAGTTTCTCTCTTCTCTCAATTTTGTCCATCGGGACCTGGCAACACGCAACTGTCTGGTTGGCGGCGAGAAAGGGGAGTGTGGAGAGGATCGGGGGGGAGAGCGTCACATCAAAATAGCTGACTTTGGCATGAGCAGGAACCTGTATGCTGGAGACTACTACAGGATCCAGGGCAGGGCTGTGCTGCCCATACGCTGGATGGCATGGGAGTGTATACTCATG GGAAAGTTCACCACAGCCAGTGATGTGTGGGCGTTCGGGGTCACTCTGTGGGAGATGTTGAGCGTTTGTCAGGAACAGCCGTATTCGAACCTCACCGATGAACAAGTCATCGACAACGCTGGGGAGTTCTTCAGAGACCAAGGCCGACAG GTCTACCTGAGTCGGCCGGCTGTGTGTCCGCAGGGTCTCTATGAACTCATGTTGAGCTGCTGGAATAGAGACTGCAAGCTCCGCCCATCCTTCGCCTACATCCACTCCTTCCTTACTGAGGACGCCATGAACATGGTGTAA
- the ddr1 gene encoding epithelial discoidin domain-containing receptor 1 isoform X6 — MSGTLNPAQCRYALGMEDGTIPDSDITASSAWSDSTEAKHGRLSTGEGDGAWCPAGAVFPSGSEYLQVDLRKLHFLALVGTQGRHADGHGQEFARSYRLQYSRDGVKWITWKDRWSQEVVSGNENTYDVVLKDLGPPIVARMVRFYPLADRVMSVCLRVELYGCVWNDGLKAYTAPAGHIMHLSGMPVYLNDSTYDGSTEQGMQFGGLGQLCDGVLGGDDFIQTKELRVWPGYDYLGWSREALGQGSVDIEFHFEKPRIFHNMQVHSNNRHTQGVRVFSKVECLFKPGILQQWSSPALTLLVPLEDLKDPSSRPITLPLGGRPAQILRCKFFFADRWLLISEISFLSEPFADDVTDADSFPHNFPNIPHFPSSSPPTVNHTSSAPTSPYSLSNTTLGHSEPPTNTTFMMETTGNWTLTGPEFAAVSPKAGLPVAKDDSSNTAILIGCLVGIILLLLAVIAVILWRQYWKKILGKAQGSLSSDELRVHLSVPSDNVVINNTHSYSSRYQRIHTFPDDRDHDRDGEGEYQEPSALLRPRDHRDSTDHRKGSRPLVVPSSTRAQEKSLNVPQVSPPLPPSVPHYAEADIVSLQGVSGNNTYAVPALASSSPGADAAPLPELPRQCLIFKEKLGEGQFGEVHLCEIENPQDLPNLEFPFNVRKGRPLLVAVKILRPDASKNARNDFLKEVKILSRLKDPNIIRLLGVCVSSDPLCMVTEYMECGDLNQYLSHRVLLDKTGPSHNTPTISYPALISMASQIASGMKFLSSLNFVHRDLATRNCLVGGEKGECGEDRGGERHIKIADFGMSRNLYAGDYYRIQGRAVLPIRWMAWECILMGKFTTASDVWAFGVTLWEMLSVCQEQPYSNLTDEQVIDNAGEFFRDQGRQVYLSRPAVCPQGLYELMLSCWNRDCKLRPSFAYIHSFLTEDAMNMV, encoded by the exons GGTCAGACTCCACTGAAGCCAAACATGGAag GCTGAGTACCGGAGAAGGGGACGGGGCATGGTGTCCTGCAGGAGCTGTTTTTCCCAGTGGGTCAGAATATCTTCAG GTGGATCTACGCAAACTTCACTTCCTGGCTCTGGTTGGTACCCAGGGTCGTCACGCTGATGGGCATGGCCAGGAGTTTGCCCGCAGTTATCGGCTTCAGTATTCTCGTGACGGAGTGAAATGGATCACCTGGAAAGACCGCTGGAGCCAGGAA GTGGTGTCGGGGAATGAGAACACCTATGATGTTGTATTGAAGGATCTGGGCCCACCTATTGTGGCCCGTATGGTGCGTTTTTACCCTTTGGCCGACCGAGTTATGAGTGTTTGCCTCCGGGTGGAACTCTACGGTTGTGTATGGAATG ATGGGTTGAAGGCTTATACAGCTCCAGCTGGTCACATCATGCACCTCTCTGGCATGCCTGTCTACCTAAATGATTCCACCTACGATGGCAGCACTGAGCAAGG gATGCAGTTTGGAGGCTTGGGTCAGCTGTGTGATGGCGTCCTGGGAGGAGACGACTTCATACAAACTAAAGAGCTGAGAGTGTGGCCCGGGTACGACTACCTGGGCTGGAGTCGGGAAGCTCTTGGGCAAGGCAGTGTTGACATTGAGTTCCACTTTGAGAAACCACGTATCTTTCATAACATGCAG GTACACAGTAACAACCGTCACACACAGGGGGTGCGAGTCTTCAGCAAAGTAGAGTGTCTTTTTAAGCCTGGCATCCTCCAGCAATGGTCATCTCCTGCCCTTACTTTGCTTGTGCCTCTGGAGGATCTGAAGGACCCTTCGTCACGACCCATCACCCTGCCTCTGGGTGGCCGGCCGGCACAGATTCTGCGCTGCAAATTCTTTTTTGCTGACCGCTGGCTGCTCATCAGTGAGATATCATTTCTCTCTG aGCCGTTTGCTGACGATGTCACAGATGCTGATTCATTTCCCCATAATTTTCCCAATATTCCTCATTTCCCCAGCTCCTCTCCTCCAACTGTTAACCACACCTCTTCAGCTCCTACATCTCCCTACAGCCTCTCCAACACCACCCTAGGCCATTCCG AACCCCCCACCAACACCACCTTCATGATGGAAACTACTGGTAACTGGACGCTGACAG GGCCAGAATTTGCCGCTGTGTCTCCAAAGGCAGGGCTTCCTGTAGCCAAAGATGATAGCAGCAACACGGCCATTCTAATAGGCTGCCTGGTGGGCATTATCCTGCTGCTGCTGGCTGTCATTGCTGTTATTCTTTGGAGGCAGTATTGGAAAAAGATCCTTGGCAAG GCCCAGGGGAGTCTGTCCAGTGATGAGCTGCGGGTCCATCTGTCAGTGCCCTCAGATAATGTCGTCATCAACAACACTCACAGCTATTCAAGTCGCTACCAGCGCATACACACTTTCCCTGATGACCGGGACCATGACAGAGATGGAGAAGGAGAGTACCAGGAGCCCAGTGCTTTGCTTCGGCCGAGGGATCACAGAGACAGCACAG ATCACAGAAAAGGCTCAAGACCCCTAGTCGTCCCCAGCAGCACTCGGGCTCAGGAAAAGAGCCTCAATGTGCCCCAGG TGTCTCCCCCGCTGCCTCCCAGTGTCCCCCACTATGCGGAGGCAGACATTGTGAGCCTGCAGGGTGTCAGTGGTAACAACACCTACGCTGTGCCTGCGTTGGCCTCTTCGAGTCCTGGAGCTGATGCTGCCCCACTGCCAGAGCTGCCACGACAGTGTCTCATCTTCAAGGAGAAACTGGGAGAGGGACAGTTTGGGGAG GTACACCTGTGTGAAATCGAGAACCCTCAGGACCTTCCCAACTTGGAGTTTCCTTTCAATGTGAGAAAAGGTCGCCCTCTTCTGGTAGCAGTGAAGATACTGCGTCCAGATGCATCCAAAAATGCCAG GAATGATTTCCTGAAAGAAGTGAAGATCCTGTCTCGCTTGAAGGACCCAAACATCATCCGACTGCTGGGTGTTTGTGTGAGCAGTGACCCCCTGTGTATGGTCACAGAATACATGGAGTGTGGAGACCTGAACCAGTACCTGTCCCACCGGGTGCTTTTAGACAAGACCGGGCCTTCACACAACACTCCAACCATCAG TTACCCGGCTCTCATCTCCATGGCCAGCCAGATCGCATCAGGAATGAAGTTTCTCTCTTCTCTCAATTTTGTCCATCGGGACCTGGCAACACGCAACTGTCTGGTTGGCGGCGAGAAAGGGGAGTGTGGAGAGGATCGGGGGGGAGAGCGTCACATCAAAATAGCTGACTTTGGCATGAGCAGGAACCTGTATGCTGGAGACTACTACAGGATCCAGGGCAGGGCTGTGCTGCCCATACGCTGGATGGCATGGGAGTGTATACTCATG GGAAAGTTCACCACAGCCAGTGATGTGTGGGCGTTCGGGGTCACTCTGTGGGAGATGTTGAGCGTTTGTCAGGAACAGCCGTATTCGAACCTCACCGATGAACAAGTCATCGACAACGCTGGGGAGTTCTTCAGAGACCAAGGCCGACAG GTCTACCTGAGTCGGCCGGCTGTGTGTCCGCAGGGTCTCTATGAACTCATGTTGAGCTGCTGGAATAGAGACTGCAAGCTCCGCCCATCCTTCGCCTACATCCACTCCTTCCTTACTGAGGACGCCATGAACATGGTGTAA
- the ddr1 gene encoding epithelial discoidin domain-containing receptor 1 isoform X2 has protein sequence MSGTLNPAQCRYALGMEDGTIPDSDITASSAWSDSTEAKHGRLSTGEGDGAWCPAGAVFPSGSEYLQVDLRKLHFLALVGTQGRHADGHGQEFARSYRLQYSRDGVKWITWKDRWSQEVVSGNENTYDVVLKDLGPPIVARMVRFYPLADRVMSVCLRVELYGCVWNDGLKAYTAPAGHIMHLSGMPVYLNDSTYDGSTEQGMQFGGLGQLCDGVLGGDDFIQTKELRVWPGYDYLGWSREALGQGSVDIEFHFEKPRIFHNMQVHSNNRHTQGVRVFSKVECLFKPGILQQWSSPALTLLVPLEDLKDPSSRPITLPLGGRPAQILRCKFFFADRWLLISEISFLSEPFADDVTDADSFPHNFPNIPHFPSSSPPTVNHTSSAPTSPYSLSNTTLGHSEPPTNTTFMMETTGNWTLTGPEFAAVSPKAGLPVAKDDSSNTAILIGCLVGIILLLLAVIAVILWRQYWKKILGKAQGSLSSDELRVHLSVPSDNVVINNTHSYSSRYQRIHTFPDDRDHDRDGEGEYQEPSALLRPRDHRDSTDHRKGSRPLVVPSSTRAQEKSLNVPQACGLDTDMEKGFPPAQEEPPPYPGSPPYPSLSPPVSPPLPPSVPHYAEADIVSLQGVSGNNTYAVPALASSSPGADAAPLPELPRQCLIFKEKLGEGQFGEVHLCEIENPQDLPNLEFPFNVRKGRPLLVAVKILRPDASKNARNDFLKEVKILSRLKDPNIIRLLGVCVSSDPLCMVTEYMECGDLNQYLSHRVLLDKTGPSHNTPTISYPALISMASQIASGMKFLSSLNFVHRDLATRNCLVGGEKGECGEDRGGERHIKIADFGMSRNLYAGDYYRIQGRAVLPIRWMAWECILMGKFTTASDVWAFGVTLWEMLSVCQEQPYSNLTDEQVIDNAGEFFRDQGRQVYLSRPAVCPQGLYELMLSCWNRDCKLRPSFAYIHSFLTEDAMNMV, from the exons GGTCAGACTCCACTGAAGCCAAACATGGAag GCTGAGTACCGGAGAAGGGGACGGGGCATGGTGTCCTGCAGGAGCTGTTTTTCCCAGTGGGTCAGAATATCTTCAG GTGGATCTACGCAAACTTCACTTCCTGGCTCTGGTTGGTACCCAGGGTCGTCACGCTGATGGGCATGGCCAGGAGTTTGCCCGCAGTTATCGGCTTCAGTATTCTCGTGACGGAGTGAAATGGATCACCTGGAAAGACCGCTGGAGCCAGGAA GTGGTGTCGGGGAATGAGAACACCTATGATGTTGTATTGAAGGATCTGGGCCCACCTATTGTGGCCCGTATGGTGCGTTTTTACCCTTTGGCCGACCGAGTTATGAGTGTTTGCCTCCGGGTGGAACTCTACGGTTGTGTATGGAATG ATGGGTTGAAGGCTTATACAGCTCCAGCTGGTCACATCATGCACCTCTCTGGCATGCCTGTCTACCTAAATGATTCCACCTACGATGGCAGCACTGAGCAAGG gATGCAGTTTGGAGGCTTGGGTCAGCTGTGTGATGGCGTCCTGGGAGGAGACGACTTCATACAAACTAAAGAGCTGAGAGTGTGGCCCGGGTACGACTACCTGGGCTGGAGTCGGGAAGCTCTTGGGCAAGGCAGTGTTGACATTGAGTTCCACTTTGAGAAACCACGTATCTTTCATAACATGCAG GTACACAGTAACAACCGTCACACACAGGGGGTGCGAGTCTTCAGCAAAGTAGAGTGTCTTTTTAAGCCTGGCATCCTCCAGCAATGGTCATCTCCTGCCCTTACTTTGCTTGTGCCTCTGGAGGATCTGAAGGACCCTTCGTCACGACCCATCACCCTGCCTCTGGGTGGCCGGCCGGCACAGATTCTGCGCTGCAAATTCTTTTTTGCTGACCGCTGGCTGCTCATCAGTGAGATATCATTTCTCTCTG aGCCGTTTGCTGACGATGTCACAGATGCTGATTCATTTCCCCATAATTTTCCCAATATTCCTCATTTCCCCAGCTCCTCTCCTCCAACTGTTAACCACACCTCTTCAGCTCCTACATCTCCCTACAGCCTCTCCAACACCACCCTAGGCCATTCCG AACCCCCCACCAACACCACCTTCATGATGGAAACTACTGGTAACTGGACGCTGACAG GGCCAGAATTTGCCGCTGTGTCTCCAAAGGCAGGGCTTCCTGTAGCCAAAGATGATAGCAGCAACACGGCCATTCTAATAGGCTGCCTGGTGGGCATTATCCTGCTGCTGCTGGCTGTCATTGCTGTTATTCTTTGGAGGCAGTATTGGAAAAAGATCCTTGGCAAG GCCCAGGGGAGTCTGTCCAGTGATGAGCTGCGGGTCCATCTGTCAGTGCCCTCAGATAATGTCGTCATCAACAACACTCACAGCTATTCAAGTCGCTACCAGCGCATACACACTTTCCCTGATGACCGGGACCATGACAGAGATGGAGAAGGAGAGTACCAGGAGCCCAGTGCTTTGCTTCGGCCGAGGGATCACAGAGACAGCACAG ATCACAGAAAAGGCTCAAGACCCCTAGTCGTCCCCAGCAGCACTCGGGCTCAGGAAAAGAGCCTCAATGTGCCCCAGG CCTGTGGTCTGGATACTGATATGGAGAAGGGTTTCCCTCCTGCTCAGGAGGAGCCTCCCCCCTACCCTGGCTCCCCCCCTTATCCCTCCCTGTCTCCCCCAGTGTCTCCCCCGCTGCCTCCCAGTGTCCCCCACTATGCGGAGGCAGACATTGTGAGCCTGCAGGGTGTCAGTGGTAACAACACCTACGCTGTGCCTGCGTTGGCCTCTTCGAGTCCTGGAGCTGATGCTGCCCCACTGCCAGAGCTGCCACGACAGTGTCTCATCTTCAAGGAGAAACTGGGAGAGGGACAGTTTGGGGAG GTACACCTGTGTGAAATCGAGAACCCTCAGGACCTTCCCAACTTGGAGTTTCCTTTCAATGTGAGAAAAGGTCGCCCTCTTCTGGTAGCAGTGAAGATACTGCGTCCAGATGCATCCAAAAATGCCAG GAATGATTTCCTGAAAGAAGTGAAGATCCTGTCTCGCTTGAAGGACCCAAACATCATCCGACTGCTGGGTGTTTGTGTGAGCAGTGACCCCCTGTGTATGGTCACAGAATACATGGAGTGTGGAGACCTGAACCAGTACCTGTCCCACCGGGTGCTTTTAGACAAGACCGGGCCTTCACACAACACTCCAACCATCAG TTACCCGGCTCTCATCTCCATGGCCAGCCAGATCGCATCAGGAATGAAGTTTCTCTCTTCTCTCAATTTTGTCCATCGGGACCTGGCAACACGCAACTGTCTGGTTGGCGGCGAGAAAGGGGAGTGTGGAGAGGATCGGGGGGGAGAGCGTCACATCAAAATAGCTGACTTTGGCATGAGCAGGAACCTGTATGCTGGAGACTACTACAGGATCCAGGGCAGGGCTGTGCTGCCCATACGCTGGATGGCATGGGAGTGTATACTCATG GGAAAGTTCACCACAGCCAGTGATGTGTGGGCGTTCGGGGTCACTCTGTGGGAGATGTTGAGCGTTTGTCAGGAACAGCCGTATTCGAACCTCACCGATGAACAAGTCATCGACAACGCTGGGGAGTTCTTCAGAGACCAAGGCCGACAG GTCTACCTGAGTCGGCCGGCTGTGTGTCCGCAGGGTCTCTATGAACTCATGTTGAGCTGCTGGAATAGAGACTGCAAGCTCCGCCCATCCTTCGCCTACATCCACTCCTTCCTTACTGAGGACGCCATGAACATGGTGTAA
- the ddr1 gene encoding epithelial discoidin domain-containing receptor 1 isoform X5 yields MSGTLNPAQCRYALGMEDGTIPDSDITASSAWSDSTEAKHGRLSTGEGDGAWCPAGAVFPSGSEYLQVDLRKLHFLALVGTQGRHADGHGQEFARSYRLQYSRDGVKWITWKDRWSQEVVSGNENTYDVVLKDLGPPIVARMVRFYPLADRVMSVCLRVELYGCVWNDGLKAYTAPAGHIMHLSGMPVYLNDSTYDGSTEQGMQFGGLGQLCDGVLGGDDFIQTKELRVWPGYDYLGWSREALGQGSVDIEFHFEKPRIFHNMQVHSNNRHTQGVRVFSKVECLFKPGILQQWSSPALTLLVPLEDLKDPSSRPITLPLGGRPAQILRCKFFFADRWLLISEISFLSEPFADDVTDADSFPHNFPNIPHFPSSSPPTVNHTSSAPTSPYSLSNTTLGHSEPPTNTTFMMETTGNWTLTGPEFAAVSPKAGLPVAKDDSSNTAILIGCLVGIILLLLAVIAVILWRQYWKKILGKAQGSLSSDELRVHLSVPSDNVVINNTHSYSSRYQRIHTFPDDRDHDRDGEGEYQEPSALLRPRDHRDSTACGLDTDMEKGFPPAQEEPPPYPGSPPYPSLSPPVSPPLPPSVPHYAEADIVSLQGVSGNNTYAVPALASSSPGADAAPLPELPRQCLIFKEKLGEGQFGEVHLCEIENPQDLPNLEFPFNVRKGRPLLVAVKILRPDASKNARNDFLKEVKILSRLKDPNIIRLLGVCVSSDPLCMVTEYMECGDLNQYLSHRVLLDKTGPSHNTPTISYPALISMASQIASGMKFLSSLNFVHRDLATRNCLVGGEKGECGEDRGGERHIKIADFGMSRNLYAGDYYRIQGRAVLPIRWMAWECILMGKFTTASDVWAFGVTLWEMLSVCQEQPYSNLTDEQVIDNAGEFFRDQGRQVYLSRPAVCPQGLYELMLSCWNRDCKLRPSFAYIHSFLTEDAMNMV; encoded by the exons GGTCAGACTCCACTGAAGCCAAACATGGAag GCTGAGTACCGGAGAAGGGGACGGGGCATGGTGTCCTGCAGGAGCTGTTTTTCCCAGTGGGTCAGAATATCTTCAG GTGGATCTACGCAAACTTCACTTCCTGGCTCTGGTTGGTACCCAGGGTCGTCACGCTGATGGGCATGGCCAGGAGTTTGCCCGCAGTTATCGGCTTCAGTATTCTCGTGACGGAGTGAAATGGATCACCTGGAAAGACCGCTGGAGCCAGGAA GTGGTGTCGGGGAATGAGAACACCTATGATGTTGTATTGAAGGATCTGGGCCCACCTATTGTGGCCCGTATGGTGCGTTTTTACCCTTTGGCCGACCGAGTTATGAGTGTTTGCCTCCGGGTGGAACTCTACGGTTGTGTATGGAATG ATGGGTTGAAGGCTTATACAGCTCCAGCTGGTCACATCATGCACCTCTCTGGCATGCCTGTCTACCTAAATGATTCCACCTACGATGGCAGCACTGAGCAAGG gATGCAGTTTGGAGGCTTGGGTCAGCTGTGTGATGGCGTCCTGGGAGGAGACGACTTCATACAAACTAAAGAGCTGAGAGTGTGGCCCGGGTACGACTACCTGGGCTGGAGTCGGGAAGCTCTTGGGCAAGGCAGTGTTGACATTGAGTTCCACTTTGAGAAACCACGTATCTTTCATAACATGCAG GTACACAGTAACAACCGTCACACACAGGGGGTGCGAGTCTTCAGCAAAGTAGAGTGTCTTTTTAAGCCTGGCATCCTCCAGCAATGGTCATCTCCTGCCCTTACTTTGCTTGTGCCTCTGGAGGATCTGAAGGACCCTTCGTCACGACCCATCACCCTGCCTCTGGGTGGCCGGCCGGCACAGATTCTGCGCTGCAAATTCTTTTTTGCTGACCGCTGGCTGCTCATCAGTGAGATATCATTTCTCTCTG aGCCGTTTGCTGACGATGTCACAGATGCTGATTCATTTCCCCATAATTTTCCCAATATTCCTCATTTCCCCAGCTCCTCTCCTCCAACTGTTAACCACACCTCTTCAGCTCCTACATCTCCCTACAGCCTCTCCAACACCACCCTAGGCCATTCCG AACCCCCCACCAACACCACCTTCATGATGGAAACTACTGGTAACTGGACGCTGACAG GGCCAGAATTTGCCGCTGTGTCTCCAAAGGCAGGGCTTCCTGTAGCCAAAGATGATAGCAGCAACACGGCCATTCTAATAGGCTGCCTGGTGGGCATTATCCTGCTGCTGCTGGCTGTCATTGCTGTTATTCTTTGGAGGCAGTATTGGAAAAAGATCCTTGGCAAG GCCCAGGGGAGTCTGTCCAGTGATGAGCTGCGGGTCCATCTGTCAGTGCCCTCAGATAATGTCGTCATCAACAACACTCACAGCTATTCAAGTCGCTACCAGCGCATACACACTTTCCCTGATGACCGGGACCATGACAGAGATGGAGAAGGAGAGTACCAGGAGCCCAGTGCTTTGCTTCGGCCGAGGGATCACAGAGACAGCACAG CCTGTGGTCTGGATACTGATATGGAGAAGGGTTTCCCTCCTGCTCAGGAGGAGCCTCCCCCCTACCCTGGCTCCCCCCCTTATCCCTCCCTGTCTCCCCCAGTGTCTCCCCCGCTGCCTCCCAGTGTCCCCCACTATGCGGAGGCAGACATTGTGAGCCTGCAGGGTGTCAGTGGTAACAACACCTACGCTGTGCCTGCGTTGGCCTCTTCGAGTCCTGGAGCTGATGCTGCCCCACTGCCAGAGCTGCCACGACAGTGTCTCATCTTCAAGGAGAAACTGGGAGAGGGACAGTTTGGGGAG GTACACCTGTGTGAAATCGAGAACCCTCAGGACCTTCCCAACTTGGAGTTTCCTTTCAATGTGAGAAAAGGTCGCCCTCTTCTGGTAGCAGTGAAGATACTGCGTCCAGATGCATCCAAAAATGCCAG GAATGATTTCCTGAAAGAAGTGAAGATCCTGTCTCGCTTGAAGGACCCAAACATCATCCGACTGCTGGGTGTTTGTGTGAGCAGTGACCCCCTGTGTATGGTCACAGAATACATGGAGTGTGGAGACCTGAACCAGTACCTGTCCCACCGGGTGCTTTTAGACAAGACCGGGCCTTCACACAACACTCCAACCATCAG TTACCCGGCTCTCATCTCCATGGCCAGCCAGATCGCATCAGGAATGAAGTTTCTCTCTTCTCTCAATTTTGTCCATCGGGACCTGGCAACACGCAACTGTCTGGTTGGCGGCGAGAAAGGGGAGTGTGGAGAGGATCGGGGGGGAGAGCGTCACATCAAAATAGCTGACTTTGGCATGAGCAGGAACCTGTATGCTGGAGACTACTACAGGATCCAGGGCAGGGCTGTGCTGCCCATACGCTGGATGGCATGGGAGTGTATACTCATG GGAAAGTTCACCACAGCCAGTGATGTGTGGGCGTTCGGGGTCACTCTGTGGGAGATGTTGAGCGTTTGTCAGGAACAGCCGTATTCGAACCTCACCGATGAACAAGTCATCGACAACGCTGGGGAGTTCTTCAGAGACCAAGGCCGACAG GTCTACCTGAGTCGGCCGGCTGTGTGTCCGCAGGGTCTCTATGAACTCATGTTGAGCTGCTGGAATAGAGACTGCAAGCTCCGCCCATCCTTCGCCTACATCCACTCCTTCCTTACTGAGGACGCCATGAACATGGTGTAA